From a region of the Syngnathoides biaculeatus isolate LvHL_M chromosome 2, ASM1980259v1, whole genome shotgun sequence genome:
- the neurod4 gene encoding LOW QUALITY PROTEIN: neurogenic differentiation factor 4 (The sequence of the model RefSeq protein was modified relative to this genomic sequence to represent the inferred CDS: inserted 1 base in 1 codon) has translation MFALTIVMNLHLYAETSHGRGHSPPKYWGQMMILMVAASYFSALVLPLVLRELQAGREKGDPPGAWPLAKIKMMTKPLGKNSDMSELVGSLAWLDEDGSSRDGEESSEMMGHCGLIEGARHSCSELGSEDMEEEEEEDEVVTGPNGEIAPKRRGPKKKKMTKARQERFRARRMKANARERSRMHGLNDALDNLRRVMPCYSKTQKLSKIETLRLARNYIWALSEVLENGQSPESHGFMEMLCKGLSQPTSNLVAGCLQLGPTPLLINKLEDKCGGAGLAAVGGQASHPLSYPXPGLPSPPYGSLEASHLLHMKGFKGQAFENPSPNECSGGTPPYDGPLTPPLSISGNFALKQEPSPQESERNYQTHSAHHAHYLSSHHYTNSTAAGLPGVHQGHPLFQASRYELPLDVAFDSFTSSHVLASQMGTM, from the exons AATCTACACCTGTATGCTGAAACATCACATGGTAGAGGTCACTCACCTCCAAAATACTGGGGTCAAATGATGATTCTGATGGTCGCAGCATCCTATTTTTCTGCTCTGGTGCTGCCTTTGGTGCTCCGAGAGCTGCAGGCGGGCAGGGAAAAGGGGGACCCACCTGGGGCTTGGCCACTGGCGAAG ATAAAAATGATGACCAAGCCACTTGGAAAGAACAGCGATATGAGCGAACTGGTGGGTTCCCTCGCCTGGCTGGATGAAGACGGCAGCTCTCGGGATGGCGAGGAAAGCTCTGAGATGATGGGACACTGTGGCCTGATTGAAGGAGCAAGACACTCTTGCTCAGAGCTGGGCAGTGAAGAcatggaagaggaagaggaggaggatgaggtgGTGACTGGACCAAATGGAGAAATTGCTCCCAAAAGGAGAGgccccaagaagaagaagatgaccaAAGCTCGCCAAGAGAGGTTCCGTGCCCGTCGCATGAAGGCCAACGCCAGGGAACGATCACGCATGCACGGACTGAACGATGCGTTGGACAATTTACGCAGAGTGATGCCGTGCTACTCCAAAACGCAGAAGCTCTCCAAGATTGAAACGTTACGGCTGGCCCGCAACTACATCTGGGCACTGTCTGAGGTGCTGGAGAATGGCCAGTCCCCAGAGAGCCACGGCTTCATGGAGATGCTGTGTAAAGGTCTGTCCCAGCCCACTAGTAACCTCGTGGCCGGCTGCCTGCAGCTGGGACCCACGCCGTTGCTCATCAACAAGCTGGAGGACAAGTGTGGAGGCGCTGGATTGGCTGCTGTGGGGGGTCAGGCCAGCCATCCCCTCAGTTACC TCCCCGGTCTCCCCAGTCCCCCTTATGGCTCCCTGGAGGCATCCCACCTCCTCCACATGAAGGGATTCAAGGGGCAGGCGTTTGAGAACCCCTCCCCTAACGAGTGCAGCGGCGGTACCCCGCCGTACGACGGGCCCCTCACGCCTCCCCTCAGCATCAGTGGCAACTTTGCCCTGAAGCAGGAACCTTCGCCTCAAGAATCCGAGAGGAACTACCAAACCCACTCTGCCCATCATGCCCATTACCTCTCATCCCACCATTACACCAATTCCACAGCTGCTGGCCTTCCTGGGGTGCACCAAGGCCACCCACTCTTTCAGGCGTCCCGTTATGAGCTGCCTCTGGATGTGGCCTTTGACTCCTTCACGTCCTCTCATGTACTGGCCTCTCAGATGGGTACCATGTGA
- the birc5b gene encoding baculoviral IAP repeat-containing protein 5b has translation MSSIEVIVARFDLFSKMYSGDLRELSFENWPFREDCKCTPEKMANAGFVHCPSENEPDVVCCFFCLIELEGWEPDDDPWHEHINRSPTCEFLHLKKDFSELTVAEFFHIERERLKIFVRKVCHEKMAHLRVKIDETLNSFRSQVESV, from the exons ATGTCCAGCATAGAAGTCATCGTGGCAAGGTTTGACTTGTTTAGCAAGATGTACAGTGGTGATTTGCGTGAGCTAAGTTTTGAAAACTGGCCCTTTCGAGAAGACTGTAAATGCACACCTGAAAAG ATGGCCAATGCTGGATTTGTGCACTGTCCCTCTGAGAATGAGCCTGATGTTGTATGCTGTTTCTTCTGTCTCATTGAACTGGAGGGCTGGGAACCCGATGATGATCCATG GCATGAACACATAAACCGCTCACCTACTTGTGAATTCCTTCACCTGAAGAAAGACTTTTCTGAGCTGACAGTGGCTGAGTTTTTCCACATAGAGAGGGAGAGGTTGAAGATCTTCGTT aGGAAAGTTTGTCATGAGAAGATGGCACATCTGCGGGTCAAGATAGATGAGACCCTTAATAGCTTTCGATCACAAGTAGAGTCTGTATGA